In one window of Leptolyngbya sp. CCY15150 DNA:
- a CDS encoding ribulose bisphosphate carboxylase small subunit, protein MTYYISPRFLNTLAVHITKNFLDLPNVRVPLILGIHGRKGEGKSFQCELVFQKMKINVVHISGAELESPDAGDPARLVRLRYREAAELVRVQGKMTVLMINDLDAGAGRFDGGTQYTVNTQLVNGTLMNIADNPTNVQLPGSYDERPIQRIPILVTGNDLSTLYAPLIRDGRMVKFYWEPDRSDRLGIVSGIFEGDRLSTAEIEKLVDLYPKQSIDFFSALRSRIYDEQIQRFIHDIGLERVSQRVVNSKEGPPTFPKPDFNFEHLQGHAQALIMEQDRVRQMRLVREYNQGLGRSQLADEPDVSPLPSTPAPPSVPPSASTSTPSTPSTAAEQPDHAGLNGASARLDPEVCEQVQRLVNQGCCIGLEHVDARRFRMNSWQSGPSITAGSGREAIAQLEQSLAQYPKEYVRIIGIDPASKTRVMEVMVQRPS, encoded by the coding sequence ATGACTTACTACATTTCACCTCGTTTTCTGAATACCCTAGCGGTTCACATTACGAAGAATTTCCTAGACTTGCCTAATGTGCGGGTGCCGCTCATTTTGGGCATTCATGGGCGCAAGGGTGAGGGGAAGTCGTTTCAATGTGAATTGGTCTTTCAGAAAATGAAGATCAATGTGGTGCATATTTCCGGGGCAGAGTTGGAAAGTCCTGATGCGGGCGATCCAGCTCGGCTGGTGCGGCTGCGCTACCGTGAGGCAGCGGAACTGGTGCGGGTGCAGGGCAAGATGACGGTGCTGATGATCAATGATCTAGATGCGGGGGCCGGCCGCTTTGATGGCGGTACGCAGTACACCGTCAATACGCAGTTGGTCAACGGCACGCTGATGAACATTGCGGATAATCCCACGAATGTGCAGTTGCCAGGGAGCTACGATGAACGGCCGATTCAGCGGATTCCGATTTTGGTGACGGGGAATGATTTGTCTACGCTCTATGCGCCGCTGATCCGGGATGGTCGGATGGTGAAGTTCTACTGGGAGCCGGATCGCAGCGATCGCCTGGGTATTGTCAGCGGTATTTTTGAGGGCGATCGCCTCTCAACTGCGGAGATTGAGAAGTTGGTAGACCTGTATCCCAAGCAGTCGATTGACTTCTTCAGTGCGTTGCGATCGCGGATTTATGACGAACAAATCCAGCGGTTCATTCACGACATTGGGCTGGAACGGGTGTCTCAGCGCGTGGTGAATAGTAAGGAGGGGCCGCCCACGTTCCCCAAGCCTGACTTTAACTTTGAGCATTTGCAAGGCCATGCCCAGGCGTTGATCATGGAACAAGATCGGGTACGGCAGATGCGCTTGGTGCGGGAATATAACCAGGGTTTGGGGCGATCGCAGCTTGCGGATGAACCCGATGTGTCGCCCCTGCCATCAACCCCAGCTCCCCCGTCAGTTCCTCCGTCAGCTTCTACATCCACACCGTCTACGCCATCGACCGCAGCTGAGCAACCCGATCATGCTGGGCTGAACGGTGCATCTGCGCGTCTTGATCCAGAGGTGTGCGAGCAAGTGCAGCGTCTGGTGAACCAAGGCTGTTGCATTGGTCTAGAGCATGTGGACGCTCGGCGGTTTCGCATGAATTCTTGGCAGAGCGGCCCATCCATTACGGCGGGGTCAGGGCGGGAGGCGATCGCCCAACTGGAGCAAAGCCTGGCCCAATATCCCAAGGAGTATGTGCGCATCATTGGCATCGATCCAGCGTCTAAAACGCGGGTGATGGAAGTGATGGTGCAGCGTCCGTCCTAG
- a CDS encoding DNA polymerase III subunit alpha: MSFVGLHIHSDYSLLDGASQLPQLIDRAIELDMPAIALTDHGVMYGAIELLKVCKGRGIKPIIGNEMYVINGDITKQERRPKYHQVVLAKNTQGYKNLVKLTTLSHLDGYQGKGIFARPCINKDLLEKHREGLIVTSACLGGEVPQAILQGKPEIARRVARWYKDLFGDDYYLELQDHGSQEDRIVNVEIVRIARELDIQLIATNDSHYISCFDVEAHDALLCIQTGKLITEDKRLRYSGTEYLKSADEMRRLFRDHLTDDVIEEAIANTVTVADKVSEYTGLLGEPRIPNYVVPDHHTADTYLEEVTWDGLLGRLSVSQRTDVPEEYRDRLEYELQMMQQMGFSTYFLVVWDYIKFARDRNIPVGPGRGSAAGSLVAYALGITNIDPVHHGLLFERFLNPERKSMPDIDTDFCIDRRDEVIQYVTEKYGSDRVAQIITFNRMTSKAVLKDVARVLDIPYGESDRMAKLIPVSRGKPAKLEAMISEETPAAEFKEKYDSDAKVKRWVDMAMRIEGMNKTFGVHAAGVVISSEPLDEVVPLQRNNDGAVITQYYMEDIEAMGLLKMDFLGLKNLTMIQKTVDLVQHTQNKSIDLDHLPLDDPKTYQLLAQGELGGIFQLESSGMRQIVRDLKPSGLEDISSVLALYRPGPLDAGLIPKFINRKHGREVIDYAHEILRPILKETYGIMVYQEQIMKIAQDMGGYSLGQADLLRRAMGKKKMSEMQKHQATFVEGAEGNKVDKKVAEALWDQMVQFAEYCFNKSHSTAYGYVTYQTAYLKANYPVEYMAALLTANSGDQEKVHGYISTCHKMGIQVDPPNINRSGLDFTPLQDRILFGLSAVRHAGQGAIESLLEQRDQGGEFKSLADLCDRIDLRAVNRRAIEALIQSGALDCLKPNRRQLMDDLDLILDWAQARAKDRAIGQGNLFDMFAETADNPAIETFESAPTAPPVDDYPQQEKLKLEKELIGFYISDHPLKDIQQSAKVLAPINLSQLAERASAEKDNETISAIVMLVSVKPVITKKGDRMAIIQLEDLSGQVEGVVFPKSFERIGHLIEPDARLMVWGKADRRDDRRIQLIVEDAEPIEAVQLVMIDLSLDTANDIAQRNHLREILKQQRGAEDDGARVSVVASVGANGQRQLVRFGAQFRVHDSHQAVAALTQAGFQARTSSLLPAGRA, translated from the coding sequence ATGTCCTTTGTTGGCCTACATATCCACAGTGACTACAGCTTGCTCGACGGGGCTAGCCAACTGCCTCAACTGATTGATCGGGCTATAGAGCTAGACATGCCAGCGATCGCTCTCACGGATCACGGCGTCATGTATGGGGCGATCGAGCTGTTGAAGGTCTGCAAAGGCAGGGGTATTAAGCCGATCATTGGCAATGAAATGTATGTGATCAACGGCGACATTACGAAACAGGAACGTCGTCCCAAGTATCACCAAGTAGTGCTGGCTAAAAATACCCAGGGCTACAAAAACCTGGTGAAACTCACCACGCTCTCCCATCTGGATGGCTACCAAGGCAAGGGGATCTTTGCCCGCCCCTGCATCAACAAAGATCTGCTGGAAAAACATCGGGAAGGGCTGATTGTCACCAGCGCCTGCCTAGGCGGCGAGGTGCCCCAAGCGATTTTGCAGGGCAAGCCTGAGATTGCCCGCCGGGTGGCCCGCTGGTATAAAGATCTGTTTGGAGACGACTATTATCTAGAGCTGCAGGATCACGGTTCCCAGGAAGACCGGATTGTCAATGTGGAAATTGTCCGCATTGCCCGCGAGCTGGATATTCAACTAATTGCCACCAACGACTCCCACTACATTTCCTGTTTCGATGTGGAAGCCCACGATGCGCTGCTCTGCATTCAAACCGGCAAGCTGATCACCGAAGACAAACGCCTGCGCTACAGCGGTACGGAATACCTGAAATCTGCCGATGAAATGCGTCGCCTGTTTCGCGATCATCTCACCGATGATGTGATTGAAGAAGCGATCGCCAATACCGTCACGGTGGCCGACAAGGTTAGCGAATATACCGGACTCTTGGGCGAACCCCGCATCCCCAACTATGTCGTTCCCGACCATCACACAGCGGATACCTACCTAGAAGAAGTGACCTGGGACGGGCTGCTGGGGCGGCTGAGCGTTAGTCAGCGGACTGACGTACCGGAAGAGTATCGCGATCGCCTAGAGTATGAACTGCAAATGATGCAGCAGATGGGCTTTTCCACCTACTTCCTGGTGGTATGGGACTATATTAAATTCGCCCGCGATCGCAACATTCCCGTGGGCCCTGGGCGAGGATCGGCGGCGGGCTCCTTGGTAGCCTATGCGCTGGGCATCACCAACATTGATCCAGTTCACCATGGACTGCTATTTGAGCGCTTCCTCAATCCTGAACGGAAGTCCATGCCAGATATTGATACCGACTTCTGCATCGATCGCCGGGATGAGGTGATCCAATATGTGACCGAGAAATATGGCAGCGATCGCGTTGCCCAAATTATTACCTTCAACCGCATGACCTCCAAGGCGGTGCTCAAGGACGTGGCGCGGGTGCTGGATATTCCCTACGGGGAGAGCGATCGCATGGCCAAGCTGATTCCTGTCTCTCGGGGCAAGCCGGCCAAGCTCGAGGCGATGATTTCGGAGGAAACGCCGGCAGCGGAGTTCAAGGAAAAATACGATAGCGATGCCAAGGTCAAACGCTGGGTAGACATGGCTATGCGCATTGAAGGGATGAACAAGACCTTTGGCGTCCATGCGGCGGGGGTGGTGATCTCCTCCGAGCCTCTGGATGAAGTGGTGCCGCTGCAGCGCAATAATGACGGCGCGGTGATCACCCAATACTACATGGAAGACATCGAGGCCATGGGGCTGCTGAAAATGGACTTTTTGGGGCTGAAAAACCTCACCATGATCCAAAAAACCGTGGACTTGGTGCAGCATACCCAGAATAAGAGCATTGATCTCGACCATTTGCCCCTTGATGATCCCAAAACCTACCAACTGCTGGCCCAGGGAGAACTAGGCGGTATCTTCCAGCTAGAATCCTCGGGGATGCGGCAGATTGTCCGAGATCTCAAGCCTTCGGGGTTGGAAGATATTTCCTCAGTGCTCGCTCTCTACCGACCGGGGCCGTTAGATGCCGGTCTGATTCCCAAGTTCATCAACCGTAAGCACGGTCGAGAGGTGATCGACTATGCCCATGAAATTCTCCGCCCTATTTTGAAAGAAACCTACGGCATCATGGTCTACCAAGAGCAGATCATGAAAATTGCCCAGGATATGGGCGGCTATTCCCTCGGGCAAGCCGACCTGCTGCGGCGGGCTATGGGTAAGAAAAAAATGTCGGAAATGCAGAAGCACCAAGCCACGTTTGTGGAAGGTGCGGAAGGCAATAAGGTAGATAAAAAAGTGGCGGAAGCTCTGTGGGATCAGATGGTGCAGTTTGCTGAATACTGCTTCAACAAATCCCACTCCACAGCCTATGGCTATGTCACCTACCAAACCGCCTACCTCAAAGCCAACTATCCGGTTGAATACATGGCGGCGCTGCTGACGGCCAACAGCGGCGATCAGGAAAAGGTGCATGGCTACATCAGCACCTGCCACAAGATGGGCATCCAGGTAGACCCCCCCAACATCAACCGTTCGGGGCTAGACTTCACGCCCTTGCAAGATCGGATTTTATTTGGGCTATCGGCGGTGCGCCATGCTGGACAGGGAGCGATCGAAAGTCTGCTTGAACAACGAGACCAGGGCGGCGAGTTTAAGTCCCTGGCAGATCTCTGCGATCGCATTGACCTACGAGCCGTGAACCGTCGAGCCATTGAGGCGTTAATTCAATCTGGAGCGCTGGACTGCCTCAAGCCCAACCGTCGTCAACTGATGGACGATTTAGACCTGATCTTAGACTGGGCTCAGGCGCGGGCGAAGGATCGAGCCATTGGGCAAGGTAATTTATTTGATATGTTTGCAGAAACGGCCGACAATCCAGCGATCGAGACCTTCGAATCGGCTCCCACTGCGCCCCCAGTAGACGACTATCCCCAGCAGGAAAAGCTGAAGCTAGAAAAGGAACTCATCGGCTTCTATATTTCCGACCATCCGTTGAAAGACATTCAGCAATCGGCCAAAGTTTTAGCTCCCATCAACCTGAGTCAACTGGCAGAGCGCGCGTCAGCAGAAAAAGATAATGAAACCATCAGCGCTATTGTCATGCTGGTCAGTGTCAAGCCCGTGATCACCAAGAAGGGCGATCGCATGGCGATTATCCAACTGGAGGATCTGTCTGGCCAAGTAGAAGGAGTGGTCTTTCCCAAATCCTTTGAGCGCATCGGTCATTTAATCGAACCTGATGCTCGCCTGATGGTCTGGGGCAAGGCGGATCGGCGCGATGACCGCCGCATTCAGCTGATCGTTGAAGACGCTGAGCCCATTGAAGCGGTGCAGTTGGTGATGATCGACCTGTCGCTGGATACAGCCAACGATATTGCTCAGCGCAACCACCTGCGGGAAATCCTCAAGCAGCAGCGGGGCGCAGAAGACGATGGGGCACGGGTATCCGTGGTTGCCAGCGTGGGAGCCAACGGACAGCGGCAACTGGTGCGTTTCGGAGCCCAGTTCCGCGTCCATGATTCTCACCAGGCCGTGGCGGCCCTCACCCAGGCTGGCTTCCAAGCCCGCACCTCATCCCTGCTGCCGGCAGGTCGCGCCTAG
- a CDS encoding protein kinase: MTLTKDADLQQGKYVIRHVLEEGDRGITYLATHSVLQETVRLRTLIAPKDSDQSQEVMHRRFLDLGRRLYGCHHPHLVRVIDSFIEQDQPFLVLEHPEGQTLAEAIAHQPLSQAEALRYVHQVGSALAALHRHGLPHGAVSPQTIVLRPTTPPTAQLGSISLGTIQNEEGTARYPSPAQDLQDLARVLYAALTGQTRSLDALDMVPLLHNLHQHQPHLSPVVEQALLKALKPDEHSAFSGIEHWLALLPQVVASSQASARSEVASPAAETDKETETDAATTDTPPAHTLSTAPTQVVAPAASPTEPSHPEADLTEPTQVIAPDLSQATAAPPTSQPTSAKSKGRSPRPHTIRWFPITVGLTSVLAALGGLGFGFSLRLEEPNSPRRNGIFLDREQAFPPSNEWPGEGITDTAASDYLFESPTWASPTQEQDVGAYSSPNPVREYIGPGDVEPIYPTEPSYPAEPSYSEAAPDYQESPPERPKPNAEAIEAPVYSDSPEPGFSPDPVPPPEVKLDDLPSYDPVVVPDPGLDLPSPSPEPSGVVPGPDPAPL, from the coding sequence ATGACGCTGACGAAAGATGCGGACTTGCAGCAAGGAAAATACGTGATTCGTCACGTCCTCGAAGAGGGCGATCGCGGTATCACGTATTTAGCGACCCACAGCGTTTTACAAGAAACCGTCCGTCTGCGCACCCTCATAGCACCGAAGGACAGTGACCAGTCCCAAGAGGTCATGCACCGGCGCTTTTTAGACCTAGGACGGCGACTCTACGGCTGCCATCATCCCCACCTTGTCCGGGTGATCGACTCTTTTATTGAACAAGACCAGCCCTTCCTGGTGCTCGAACATCCCGAAGGACAAACCCTGGCAGAGGCGATCGCCCACCAGCCCCTCTCCCAAGCCGAAGCCTTGCGCTACGTGCACCAAGTTGGCTCCGCCCTCGCGGCCCTGCATCGCCATGGCTTGCCCCACGGAGCGGTTTCCCCCCAGACCATTGTGCTGCGCCCCACCACACCCCCCACGGCCCAGCTAGGGAGCATCAGCCTTGGCACTATCCAAAACGAAGAAGGTACCGCACGCTACCCATCCCCCGCCCAAGATCTCCAGGATCTAGCCCGCGTTCTCTACGCTGCTCTGACTGGACAAACGCGATCGCTGGATGCCTTGGATATGGTGCCTCTGCTCCACAACCTGCATCAGCATCAGCCCCATCTCAGTCCGGTGGTTGAGCAGGCGCTTCTGAAGGCCCTCAAACCAGACGAGCACAGCGCCTTTTCAGGGATTGAACATTGGCTAGCCCTGCTTCCCCAAGTGGTAGCCTCCTCCCAAGCATCCGCCAGATCCGAGGTAGCCAGCCCGGCAGCAGAGACAGACAAAGAAACAGAGACAGACGCAGCAACTACCGATACTCCGCCTGCCCATACCCTCTCTACGGCTCCCACCCAGGTGGTGGCCCCGGCCGCTTCTCCAACTGAACCATCCCACCCAGAGGCTGATTTGACCGAACCCACCCAAGTCATCGCTCCAGACCTATCCCAAGCAACCGCAGCGCCCCCAACCTCTCAACCGACATCTGCTAAATCTAAAGGGCGATCGCCCCGTCCGCATACCATTCGTTGGTTCCCAATTACCGTTGGTCTGACCTCAGTCCTAGCTGCCCTAGGTGGTCTAGGGTTTGGGTTTTCCCTGAGGCTAGAAGAGCCCAATAGCCCTCGCCGTAATGGTATTTTTCTAGACCGAGAACAAGCCTTTCCACCATCCAATGAATGGCCAGGTGAAGGTATCACCGATACCGCTGCCTCCGATTACTTATTTGAATCACCCACTTGGGCATCTCCCACCCAGGAACAGGATGTAGGGGCGTACTCATCTCCCAACCCCGTGCGGGAATACATTGGCCCTGGTGACGTCGAACCCATCTATCCCACGGAGCCCAGTTATCCTGCGGAGCCCAGTTACAGCGAAGCAGCACCTGACTATCAGGAAAGTCCGCCAGAACGTCCCAAACCCAATGCTGAAGCTATAGAGGCTCCCGTCTATTCAGACAGTCCAGAGCCAGGATTCTCACCCGATCCAGTGCCGCCACCGGAGGTCAAACTCGATGACCTACCCAGCTATGACCCCGTCGTGGTGCCGGATCCTGGATTAGACCTGCCCTCTCCTAGCCCCGAGCCGTCTGGTGTGGTGCCCGGGCCCGATCCAGCTCCACTCTAG
- a CDS encoding ABC transporter substrate-binding protein, with protein sequence MTKTLNNRWNQRRSLWWAALLAGAIAFLCVGAILSREAQRSPELAQRLTMSFPNEPKTFNVALNEESPNVFDGVTYASLLRQNGLTGELLPNLAESWQVSEDGQRIVFTLRPAMQWSDGQPLTVDDVVFTFNDVCFNPAVPTLLRDSLRIGESGALPTVQQVGDRQVEIISPEPFAPLLRNMGGVPIMPRHALASALEPIDGQPLPFLSTWGTDTPAEQIVSSGPFRMVQYIPGQRLVFEQNPGYWAWNDAASPQPVQEMVWQIVDSPDTALMQFRSGGLDAVGASASNFGLLKREESRGQFTIYNGGPALSTSYLMFNLNRGQRPAGQPLVDPVKSAWFNQKEFRQAIAHGIDRQTLINNIFQGLGTVQHASIALQSPFYLSPDDGLPTYAYDPSQGIALLESVGFTYDAAGQLLDADGNRVEFTLMHVAGSGTTDAIATQIQRDLGRLGIRVTLQALSFNAIVDRITLSLDWEAQILGTTNSLEPHSGISAWSPEGRLHDFNLRPDADDIIGREVADWEAEIGRLYVQASQATDFETRYQLYAEAQKLAQEYMPIIHLVNPLSLVAVRDRIQGIQFSAIGHLLWNVHEFRMLERSPDPEAAN encoded by the coding sequence TTGACTAAAACCCTTAACAATCGGTGGAATCAGCGGCGATCGCTGTGGTGGGCCGCTCTCTTGGCGGGGGCGATCGCTTTTTTGTGCGTGGGCGCGATCCTCAGCCGGGAAGCACAGCGCAGTCCGGAGTTGGCCCAGCGGCTCACCATGAGCTTTCCCAACGAGCCCAAAACCTTCAATGTTGCCCTGAATGAAGAATCCCCCAATGTCTTTGACGGCGTCACCTATGCGAGCTTGCTGCGCCAGAATGGCTTAACGGGGGAACTCCTGCCCAACTTGGCGGAATCGTGGCAGGTGAGTGAGGATGGTCAGCGGATTGTTTTCACCCTACGTCCCGCCATGCAATGGTCGGATGGACAACCGTTGACCGTTGATGACGTGGTGTTTACCTTCAACGATGTCTGCTTCAACCCAGCCGTGCCCACGCTGCTGCGGGATAGTCTGCGCATTGGCGAATCCGGTGCCTTACCGACGGTTCAACAGGTGGGCGATCGCCAGGTTGAAATCATATCCCCCGAACCCTTTGCGCCACTGTTGCGCAACATGGGCGGGGTGCCGATCATGCCCCGCCATGCCTTGGCCTCGGCGCTGGAGCCCATAGACGGTCAGCCGCTGCCATTTTTGTCTACCTGGGGAACCGATACACCAGCAGAGCAGATTGTCAGCAGCGGCCCCTTTCGCATGGTTCAGTACATCCCAGGGCAACGATTGGTGTTCGAACAAAATCCTGGCTATTGGGCCTGGAACGATGCCGCTAGTCCGCAGCCGGTGCAGGAGATGGTGTGGCAAATTGTTGATTCTCCCGATACGGCCCTAATGCAGTTTCGGTCGGGAGGGCTGGATGCGGTGGGAGCATCTGCCTCAAATTTTGGCTTGCTAAAGCGGGAAGAATCTCGGGGGCAGTTCACCATCTATAACGGTGGCCCAGCCCTCTCCACCAGCTACCTGATGTTCAACCTGAATCGCGGTCAGCGGCCCGCCGGCCAGCCGTTGGTGGATCCAGTCAAGTCGGCTTGGTTTAACCAAAAAGAATTTCGGCAAGCGATCGCCCATGGCATTGACCGCCAAACCTTGATTAACAACATCTTTCAAGGGTTGGGCACTGTTCAACATGCCTCCATCGCCCTGCAAAGTCCGTTTTACCTATCCCCAGACGATGGGCTGCCCACCTACGCCTATGATCCCAGCCAGGGCATAGCTTTACTGGAATCCGTCGGGTTTACCTACGATGCGGCTGGTCAGCTCTTGGATGCCGACGGCAACCGTGTTGAGTTCACTCTGATGCATGTGGCCGGATCGGGTACCACCGACGCGATCGCTACCCAGATCCAGCGTGATCTAGGGAGATTGGGCATTCGAGTCACCCTACAAGCCCTGTCCTTCAACGCCATCGTCGATCGGATTACCCTCAGCCTGGATTGGGAAGCACAAATTTTAGGCACCACCAACAGCCTAGAGCCCCACTCCGGCATCAGTGCCTGGTCACCTGAAGGTCGCCTTCATGACTTCAATCTCCGCCCAGATGCCGATGACATCATCGGTCGAGAGGTGGCAGACTGGGAGGCAGAAATCGGTCGTCTCTATGTGCAAGCATCCCAAGCCACCGATTTTGAAACGCGCTACCAACTCTATGCCGAGGCCCAGAAGCTAGCCCAGGAGTATATGCCGATCATTCACTTGGTCAATCCCCTATCTTTGGTCGCCGTGCGCGATCGCATTCAGGGGATCCAGTTCTCCGCCATCGGCCACCTGCTCTGGAATGTCCATGAGTTCAGGATGCTAGAGCGATCGCCTGACCCAGAAGCAGCGAACTGA
- a CDS encoding cytochrome c: MALAAFFVLLALLIGILVTYQIWYSDPYVQQVLSLDGDPVRGHAIFQMNCSSCHGLYANGLVGPSLQDVADHKSRVSLIHQVTSGQTPPMPQFQPSPQEMADLLKYLESL; the protein is encoded by the coding sequence ATGGCTCTCGCCGCATTTTTTGTGTTACTTGCCCTGCTCATTGGCATCCTAGTAACCTATCAGATTTGGTATTCTGATCCCTACGTCCAGCAAGTTTTATCCCTAGACGGCGATCCGGTGCGCGGCCATGCTATTTTTCAGATGAACTGCTCAAGCTGCCACGGGCTCTATGCCAATGGACTTGTGGGCCCCAGTCTCCAAGATGTAGCCGATCACAAATCACGAGTGAGCCTCATCCATCAAGTTACCAGTGGGCAAACGCCGCCCATGCCTCAGTTCCAGCCTAGCCCTCAAGAAATGGCAGATTTGCTGAAGTACCTCGAAAGCCTCTAG
- the petG gene encoding cytochrome b6-f complex subunit PetG gives MVEPLLSGIVLGLVPVTLLGLFVAAYFQYRRGNEFDL, from the coding sequence GTGGTAGAGCCTCTATTGTCTGGAATTGTGTTGGGATTAGTGCCGGTGACCCTGCTAGGCCTGTTTGTGGCAGCCTATTTCCAGTACCGCCGTGGCAACGAATTCGACCTGTAG
- the rsmD gene encoding 16S rRNA (guanine(966)-N(2))-methyltransferase RsmD, with amino-acid sequence MSIRIYGNRQLKTLPGLATRPTPSRVRQALFNIWQGEITGCRWLDLCAGSGAMGAEALCRGAAEAIAIDQSTPACRIVQQNWQQVVQPHQQIQVRRGGVLQQLATLSGAFDRIYFDPPYQSELYQPVLEAIARRQLLAPGGELAAEHDPQQPLPDRIPSQTSSGLIAVRHKQYGNTALTFYGNA; translated from the coding sequence ATGAGCATTCGCATTTACGGCAATCGTCAACTCAAAACCCTGCCAGGACTGGCAACTCGCCCCACCCCGTCCCGTGTTCGACAGGCCTTATTCAATATTTGGCAGGGAGAGATCACGGGCTGCCGCTGGCTAGATCTCTGTGCTGGCAGTGGCGCTATGGGAGCCGAGGCCCTGTGTCGCGGTGCGGCAGAAGCGATCGCCATTGACCAATCAACGCCAGCCTGCCGGATTGTGCAGCAAAACTGGCAGCAGGTGGTGCAGCCCCATCAACAGATTCAGGTGCGGCGCGGTGGAGTGCTCCAGCAATTGGCTACTCTGTCGGGTGCCTTCGACCGCATTTACTTTGATCCGCCCTACCAGAGTGAGCTGTATCAACCCGTACTAGAAGCGATCGCCCGCCGCCAGTTACTGGCCCCAGGCGGTGAACTCGCCGCCGAGCATGATCCTCAACAGCCCCTCCCCGATCGCATCCCCAGCCAGACCTCAAGCGGACTCATCGCCGTACGCCATAAGCAGTATGGCAACACCGCCCTCACGTTTTATGGCAACGCCTAA
- a CDS encoding TIGR00297 family protein: MAIDFSNSWLIAMALNTVLLGLAWLAPKALLTPAGLVHAWVLGVLIWGSLGWQGYTVVMVYFLVGSAVTRIGRAQKEAAGIAEKRSGARGPENVWGSALIGALCALGLLLLPATDIEGRSLLLLGYVASFATKLSDTTASEVGKAYGKRTFLITTLQAVPRGTEGAVSLEGTLAGAVASVAIALVGWGVSMIDPLGIGLCIVAALVATTVESLIGATLQDQWDWLTNELVNVINTLVGAIAAMGLALLIRLWVAI; the protein is encoded by the coding sequence GTGGCAATTGATTTTTCTAACTCCTGGCTGATCGCCATGGCTCTCAACACGGTGCTGCTGGGTCTCGCCTGGCTAGCACCCAAAGCACTCCTCACCCCAGCGGGCCTGGTGCATGCTTGGGTTTTGGGCGTTTTGATTTGGGGTAGCTTGGGCTGGCAGGGCTATACCGTGGTCATGGTCTACTTCTTGGTGGGGTCGGCGGTGACGCGCATTGGCCGGGCCCAGAAAGAAGCAGCGGGAATTGCCGAGAAGCGATCGGGGGCAAGGGGGCCAGAAAACGTCTGGGGCTCGGCCCTGATCGGTGCGCTTTGTGCCCTGGGTCTACTACTGCTCCCAGCTACGGACATCGAGGGGCGATCGCTCCTCCTCTTGGGCTATGTCGCCAGTTTTGCCACCAAGCTCTCCGACACAACGGCCAGTGAAGTGGGCAAGGCCTATGGAAAACGCACCTTTTTGATCACCACGCTACAAGCCGTCCCTCGGGGCACGGAGGGCGCAGTCAGCTTGGAAGGCACCCTGGCGGGCGCAGTCGCGTCGGTGGCGATCGCCCTCGTCGGCTGGGGCGTCAGCATGATCGATCCCTTAGGCATCGGTCTCTGTATTGTGGCGGCCTTAGTGGCGACCACCGTGGAAAGCCTGATCGGTGCGACGCTGCAAGACCAGTGGGACTGGCTGACCAATGAACTGGTGAACGTGATCAATACCCTAGTTGGGGCGATCGCTGCCATGGGTCTCGCCCTATTAATCCGCCTTTGGGTAGCCATCTAA